A section of the Subtercola frigoramans genome encodes:
- a CDS encoding ABC transporter ATP-binding protein: MSAELLAARGISVRFGRLNVLVDLDLTVYRGELLGIIGPNGAGKSTLLSVLGGTTSPQDGRIVLDGVDITSRRSSWRSRQGIATSYQIPRPFLGMTVYENALVAARFAGNLRGREAQQSAVEAISLANLEQFADVQAKDLRLLDRKRLEVARALASKPRLLLLDEIAGGLTESEVPELLALVRGVLDAGVTVVWIEHVVHALLSVATRMICLTYGSILAEGDPHDVMESPAVRQVYLGIEPDDDVLGLDGADQK, from the coding sequence GTGTCTGCCGAGCTCCTCGCCGCCAGAGGAATCAGTGTTCGATTCGGGCGCCTGAACGTTCTCGTCGATCTTGACCTGACCGTCTATCGTGGCGAGCTGCTCGGCATCATCGGCCCGAACGGCGCCGGTAAGTCGACACTCCTGTCCGTCCTGGGGGGAACAACCTCCCCCCAGGACGGCAGGATCGTGCTCGACGGTGTCGACATCACCTCCAGGCGATCGAGTTGGAGATCCCGGCAGGGTATCGCCACCAGCTACCAGATCCCTCGACCCTTCCTCGGGATGACGGTGTACGAGAATGCCCTCGTGGCAGCTCGTTTCGCCGGAAATCTCCGGGGCCGCGAGGCGCAGCAATCAGCAGTGGAAGCCATCTCGCTGGCCAATCTCGAGCAATTCGCGGATGTCCAGGCGAAGGATTTGCGACTTCTCGACCGTAAGCGGCTGGAAGTCGCTCGTGCTCTCGCCTCGAAGCCCCGCCTCCTGCTCCTGGATGAGATCGCCGGCGGACTGACCGAAAGCGAGGTTCCCGAGCTGCTTGCTCTCGTGCGCGGCGTGCTCGACGCCGGAGTCACTGTGGTCTGGATCGAGCACGTCGTGCACGCACTTCTCTCTGTAGCAACACGGATGATCTGCCTCACCTACGGCAGCATTCTTGCCGAGGGCGACCCCCACGATGTGATGGAATCGCCTGCGGTTCGGCAGGTGTATCTCGGAATAGAACCCGACGATGACGTTCTCGGACTTGATGGGGCGGACCAGAAATGA
- a CDS encoding ABC transporter ATP-binding protein yields the protein MTLVVNDLSAGYGQLTALRNISFSVEAGEILAIIGANGAGKSTLLKTIAGQLKALTGSVVLDGEDVTALPASARARRGVLMVPEGRRLFPSLTVKENLQLGTSTGRKGAWTIETVCDLFPLVAERLNRTAGQMSGGEQQATAIARALVGNPEVMMLDEISLGLAPAIVVEFYDRLGEITKRGTAVLLVEQDVKRALSVADQVHCLLEGQTSLAGRNLDFAEIAAAYFGTEHR from the coding sequence ATGACCCTTGTCGTCAACGACCTGTCAGCGGGCTACGGCCAACTGACGGCGCTTCGCAACATCTCGTTCAGCGTCGAGGCCGGCGAGATCCTCGCCATCATCGGCGCCAACGGGGCGGGGAAGTCCACGCTCTTGAAGACCATCGCCGGTCAGCTGAAGGCGCTCACCGGCTCCGTTGTGCTCGACGGTGAAGACGTGACCGCCCTGCCTGCAAGCGCGCGGGCACGCCGGGGAGTTCTGATGGTCCCCGAGGGCCGCCGCCTCTTTCCCTCCCTGACGGTGAAGGAGAACCTCCAATTGGGCACATCGACCGGCAGAAAGGGAGCGTGGACCATCGAAACGGTCTGTGACTTGTTCCCGCTCGTTGCCGAACGCCTGAATCGCACGGCCGGGCAGATGTCAGGAGGCGAGCAACAGGCGACAGCGATTGCCCGCGCACTGGTCGGAAATCCGGAAGTCATGATGCTCGATGAGATCAGCCTGGGTCTCGCTCCTGCGATCGTGGTGGAGTTCTACGACCGTCTGGGTGAGATCACGAAACGGGGTACGGCTGTGCTTCTCGTCGAGCAGGACGTGAAACGCGCGCTCTCCGTCGCCGACCAGGTGCACTGCCTGCTCGAAGGCCAGACCTCCCTGGCCGGGCGCAATCTCGACTTCGCTGAGATCGCGGCCGCCTACTTCGGAACGGAGCACCGGTGA
- a CDS encoding branched-chain amino acid ABC transporter permease, translated as MNLLDAVVQGLMLGGLYAIFAAGLSLIFGVMKIVSLSYGALAVMAAFIALHLTVVTGWSPALTLVVVVPVMAAFGWVLQRFVLQRTLGESALPSILVTFGLAIIIENVLLLTESADQKRMTLGWVDTAALDLGVVRLGVYPLGLFVLSLVLLGILALVMAKTQFGRAVRAISEDAPTVELLGIRPKTIYAWSGAIALALAAIGGVASGIQTSFSPTSGGMLLIFAFEAVIIGGIGSLWGTFLGALVLGVAQTVGANFFPSQGILIGHIVFLIFLAFLPQGLSGKVKRS; from the coding sequence GTGAACCTGCTTGATGCTGTTGTCCAGGGACTGATGCTGGGCGGGTTGTACGCGATCTTCGCCGCCGGCCTGTCGCTCATCTTCGGAGTGATGAAGATCGTGAGCCTGTCGTATGGCGCTCTTGCCGTTATGGCAGCCTTCATCGCACTGCACTTGACCGTGGTCACCGGATGGTCTCCCGCACTCACCCTGGTCGTCGTCGTGCCGGTCATGGCCGCCTTCGGCTGGGTTCTGCAGCGTTTCGTGCTCCAGCGCACTCTCGGCGAGTCCGCCCTTCCCTCGATTCTGGTCACCTTCGGGCTGGCCATCATCATCGAGAACGTGCTGCTCCTCACGGAATCGGCCGACCAGAAGCGCATGACCCTCGGCTGGGTCGACACCGCCGCCCTGGATCTCGGCGTCGTCCGGCTCGGCGTGTACCCGCTGGGGCTCTTCGTGTTGTCGCTGGTGTTGCTGGGCATCCTGGCGCTCGTCATGGCGAAGACCCAATTCGGCCGGGCCGTTCGCGCCATCAGCGAAGACGCACCGACCGTCGAGCTCCTGGGTATCAGGCCCAAGACGATCTACGCCTGGTCGGGTGCCATCGCCCTGGCCCTCGCTGCCATCGGTGGTGTCGCTTCGGGTATTCAGACGTCGTTCAGCCCCACCTCGGGAGGCATGCTTCTCATCTTCGCCTTCGAAGCCGTCATCATCGGCGGAATCGGGAGCCTCTGGGGAACCTTTCTGGGAGCACTCGTTCTCGGTGTCGCCCAGACGGTCGGCGCCAATTTCTTCCCGTCCCAGGGAATCCTTATCGGACACATTGTCTTCCTCATTTTCTTGGCGTTCCTGCCACAGGGACTGAGCGGAAAGGTGAAGCGCTCATGA